One window of Nymphaea colorata isolate Beijing-Zhang1983 chromosome 11, ASM883128v2, whole genome shotgun sequence genomic DNA carries:
- the LOC116264739 gene encoding beta-1,6-galactosyltransferase GALT29A-like, producing the protein MQELLREWRGFRLEFGGPFSILLVFFHSFNTHTFFPFSLLQMKRPIRPLLSVFLLIVVCTVLASRVVIRRSSISATLEARPASGIDVLPLPALNETFLTYAAIEIGESDTRRQINDMLEWTHRQGRPRSISSWRQDNHEGTYVRPSRIPVQLMNPRYSALWPEFRQSLRNWVMKKRFQPEIMSELVSLVKGPLDRHYGSVPTNRPYASCAVVGNSGILLKKEYGELIDSHEMVVRLNNARTEGFQRNVGSKTTISFVNSNILHLCSRRPSCFCHPYGENVPMVMYICQAVHFMDFQYCNRTHKAPLVITDARFDTLCSRIVKYYSLKRFVETTGKSLEEWSVAHDGNLFHYSSGMQAIMLALGVCEKVDVFGFGKSVDAKHHYHTNQKAELHLHDYEAEYAFYRDLIEQPEAVPFLRDSKFKIPPVTIYN; encoded by the coding sequence ATGCAAGAGCTCCTGCGGGAATGGCGAGGCTTTCGCTTAGAGTTCGGTGGACCCTTTTCCATCCTTTTGGTTTTCTTCCATTCCTTTAACACCCATACGTTCTTCCCCTTCAGCCTGTTACAGATGAAACGACCAATCCGGCCCCTCCTCAGCGTCTTTCTGCTAATTGTTGTTTGCACTGTGCTGGCCTCGCGTGTTGTGATTCGCCGGAGTTCCATTTCTGCTACTCTGGAAGCCAGACCTGCATCTGGCATAGATGTTTTGCCTCTTCCTGCTTTGAATGAGACTTTCCTGACCTATGCTGCTATTGAGATCGGCGAGTCAGATACTCGGCGTCAGATCAACGATATGCTCGAGTGGACTCATCGTCAGGGCCGCCCTCGATCCATCTCTTCGTGGCGGCAGGATAACCATGAAGGAACGTATGTGCGGCCCAGTCGAATTCCGGTACAGCTCATGAACCCCAGGTACAGCGCTCTATGGCCGGAATTTCGTCAATCTCTGCGCAATTGGGTGATGAAAAAGCGGTTTCAGCCTGAGATCATGAGTGAGTTGGTGTCACTTGTTAAGGGCCCTCTTGATCGGCATTATGGTTCAGTTCCAACAAACCGACCGTATGCATCATGTGCGGTTGTGGGGAACAGCGGGATTCTGCTGAAGAAAGAATACGGGGAGTTGATAGATAGCCATGAAATGGTGGTCAGATTGAACAATGCGAGGACTGAAGGATTCCAGCGAAATGTTGGCTCGAAAACCACGATTTCGTTCGTTAACAGTAACATCTTGCATCTCTGTTCAAGGAGACCCAGTTGCTTCTGCCACCCATATGGAGAAAACGTCCCCATGGTTATGTACATTTGCCAGGCAGTGCATTTCATGGATTTCCAGTACTGCAACCGAACTCATAAGGCTCCATTGGTCATCACAGATGCCCGTTTCGACACGCTGTGTTCCAGGATTGTGAAGTACTACTCGTTGAAAAGATTTGTGGAGACGACGGGGAAGTCCCTTGAAGAATGGAGTGTTGCCCATGATGGAAACTTGTTCCATTACTCATCGGGTATGCAAGCAATCATGCTTGCATTGGGTGTGTGTGAGAAGGTCGACGTTTTCGGGTTTGGTAAATCAGTTGATGCGAAGCATCACTACCACACGAACCAGAAAGCTGAGCTCCATTTGCACGATTACGAGGCAGAGTATGCGTTCTATAGGGATTTGATTGAACAACCAGAAGCTGTGCCATTTCTTAGGGACTCCAAGTTTAAAATCCCTCCTGTAACCATATACAATTGA